One genomic window of Haloferax mediterranei ATCC 33500 includes the following:
- a CDS encoding ABC transporter substrate-binding protein has product MNRRRFIAAGGTALGAILAGCTGQTENGGESTPTTTSTSTSTQSESTETTTAESQSYTASMEPVGEVSFDQVPETWVANNGSWADMGIALGQEPPKGVWLTSRYHTHYYDDIPGLSVDKSDMVSLSQGGSVSKEVLYKLDGDVHIMDPNFLMNRFKGWEQKDIDEVRENIGPVFGNTVFSTDYPWHEDYRYYTLMEAFEKLAQVFQQQERYEAFEAVHDEFQTNLAPVVPGRSERPSVAVTWASGDAPGKFYPYTISSGTSFKHLRDLKVKDALAKTDVKDFHSSRGAIDYETLLEVDPEVLLIRGQEAKTAEEFQNTVVKHMKNHEVASSLTAVKNDNVYRAGGLYQGPITNLVVTERLAADLYGADAELYDRQRVADIVNGDF; this is encoded by the coding sequence ATGAACCGACGGCGTTTCATCGCGGCAGGCGGAACAGCACTTGGGGCGATATTGGCTGGCTGTACGGGCCAAACTGAAAACGGGGGCGAATCGACGCCAACAACAACGTCCACATCTACTTCGACCCAATCGGAGTCGACAGAGACAACGACGGCAGAATCACAGTCCTACACTGCCTCGATGGAACCGGTCGGTGAGGTCTCATTCGACCAAGTGCCAGAAACGTGGGTTGCGAATAATGGGAGTTGGGCCGACATGGGTATCGCGCTCGGACAGGAACCGCCCAAAGGAGTCTGGCTCACTTCGCGCTATCACACGCACTATTACGACGACATTCCAGGACTGAGCGTCGATAAGAGCGATATGGTGTCCCTCTCACAGGGCGGCAGCGTCAGTAAGGAAGTACTCTACAAACTCGACGGGGACGTCCACATTATGGACCCCAACTTCCTGATGAACCGCTTCAAGGGGTGGGAACAGAAGGACATCGACGAAGTGCGCGAGAACATTGGCCCGGTGTTCGGTAATACGGTCTTCTCGACGGATTACCCGTGGCATGAAGATTACCGGTACTACACCCTGATGGAGGCCTTCGAGAAACTCGCGCAGGTGTTCCAGCAACAGGAGCGCTACGAGGCGTTCGAGGCGGTCCACGATGAGTTCCAGACGAACCTCGCTCCAGTTGTGCCCGGCCGAAGCGAACGCCCATCGGTGGCTGTCACCTGGGCCAGCGGTGACGCACCGGGGAAATTCTATCCCTACACAATCAGCTCTGGAACGAGCTTCAAACATCTCCGCGACCTCAAAGTAAAGGACGCGCTCGCGAAGACAGACGTTAAAGACTTCCACAGTAGCCGCGGGGCAATCGACTACGAGACGCTGTTGGAGGTCGATCCCGAAGTGTTGCTCATCCGCGGGCAAGAAGCCAAGACCGCCGAGGAATTCCAGAACACGGTCGTCAAGCATATGAAAAACCATGAGGTGGCAAGCAGCCTCACCGCAGTCAAGAACGATAACGTCTACCGTGCGGGTGGTCTCTACCAGGGTCCGATTACGAATCTCGTGGTGACCGAACGTCTGGCGGCCGACCTGTACGGCGCTGATGCAGAGCTATACGACCGTCAACGCGTTGCCGACATCGTCAACGGCGACTTCTGA
- a CDS encoding SLC13 family permease produces the protein MLVVFALILLSLVLFATEWLPIDVTAIVVMVLLMVLEPWTQISPREGLSGFASPATITVLAMLILSTGINRTGIVQLIGRKMAAFAGNDRQKQLAATIGVTGPVSGFVNNTPVVAILVPVVSDIAHKGKTSPSKLLIPLSYASMLGGTLTVIGTSTNILASDIAAQIGRESPGLGLHAFGMFEFTKLGIVVFAVGALYLMTVGVRLLPERVPAEDDLVEEYALQEYLADVVVPANSTLIGQTVEEALGDDTLDIDVLQLIRYGEQFSEPLARKEIHENDTLRLRTNRETLEQIMGTEGLTFVGGPRTAEDLHPGEKEPVLVEVVIPSGSFLVGETLSSSTFRQRYDANVLAFRTRGKVVRDRFEDIRIRVGDTLLVQAPPDSLTRLVQNEDFIVAHEFEDVDYRNEKIPFAVAIIAGVVGLPAFNILPIVVSALAGVVAMILTGVLKPNELYKSVEWNVIFLLAGVIPLGIALQQTGAASLLGSAVASTATFLPALGVLWVFYLATGLLTSVISNNASVVLMIPVAASAAESIGANAFAFVLAVTFAASTAFMTPVGYQTNLFVYGPGGYTFSDFLRVGAPLQFLLSIVTVLGIAFFWGLGV, from the coding sequence ATGCTTGTCGTTTTCGCGCTGATTCTTCTCTCTCTCGTCTTGTTCGCGACCGAATGGCTCCCCATCGACGTCACCGCAATCGTGGTGATGGTTCTTCTGATGGTACTCGAACCGTGGACGCAAATCTCCCCACGAGAAGGGCTTTCAGGATTCGCCAGTCCCGCCACGATAACGGTGCTGGCGATGCTCATTCTGAGCACGGGTATCAACCGAACCGGAATCGTCCAACTCATCGGGCGAAAGATGGCCGCCTTCGCTGGAAACGACCGCCAGAAACAACTCGCCGCGACCATCGGCGTCACCGGTCCGGTCTCGGGGTTCGTCAACAACACGCCAGTTGTCGCGATACTGGTTCCCGTCGTTTCTGACATCGCGCACAAGGGAAAAACGTCGCCGTCGAAGCTTCTCATCCCGCTTTCGTACGCCTCGATGCTCGGGGGGACGCTGACGGTCATCGGGACCTCCACCAACATCCTCGCGAGCGACATCGCGGCCCAAATCGGACGTGAGTCACCGGGTCTCGGCCTGCACGCGTTTGGGATGTTCGAGTTCACCAAGCTCGGTATTGTCGTCTTCGCCGTCGGTGCACTCTACTTGATGACTGTCGGCGTCCGACTGCTTCCCGAGCGCGTTCCGGCCGAGGACGACCTGGTCGAGGAGTACGCGCTACAAGAGTATCTCGCAGACGTGGTCGTCCCCGCCAACTCGACGCTCATCGGGCAGACAGTCGAGGAGGCGCTCGGTGACGATACCCTCGATATCGATGTGTTACAGCTCATCCGCTACGGTGAGCAGTTCTCCGAGCCGCTCGCCCGCAAAGAGATTCACGAGAACGACACCCTCAGGCTCCGGACGAACCGGGAAACGCTCGAACAAATCATGGGGACCGAGGGACTCACCTTCGTCGGCGGGCCTCGGACTGCAGAAGACCTCCACCCGGGTGAAAAAGAGCCGGTTCTCGTCGAGGTTGTTATCCCTTCGGGGTCGTTCCTCGTCGGCGAGACACTCTCCAGTTCGACGTTCCGCCAGCGCTACGACGCGAATGTCCTCGCGTTTCGCACCCGCGGGAAAGTCGTCCGCGACCGCTTCGAGGATATTCGGATTCGCGTCGGCGACACACTCCTCGTACAGGCCCCACCGGATAGCCTCACCCGCCTCGTTCAAAACGAGGACTTCATCGTCGCCCACGAATTCGAAGACGTGGACTACCGAAACGAGAAAATTCCGTTCGCCGTCGCTATCATCGCTGGCGTCGTCGGGCTTCCGGCATTCAACATCCTGCCTATCGTCGTCTCGGCGCTCGCCGGCGTGGTTGCGATGATTCTCACCGGCGTCCTCAAACCGAACGAACTGTACAAATCCGTCGAGTGGAACGTCATCTTCCTCTTGGCGGGGGTTATCCCGCTCGGTATCGCCCTCCAGCAGACGGGGGCGGCGTCACTCCTCGGGTCGGCAGTCGCCTCAACGGCGACGTTTCTCCCTGCGCTCGGTGTCCTGTGGGTATTCTACCTCGCAACCGGTTTGCTGACGAGCGTCATTTCGAACAACGCGAGCGTCGTGCTCATGATTCCCGTCGCCGCCAGCGCCGCCGAATCAATCGGTGCGAATGCGTTCGCGTTCGTCCTCGCCGTGACCTTCGCCGCGTCGACAGCGTTCATGACGCCGGTGGGCTACCAGACGAATCTCTTCGTCTACGGCCCCGGCGGGTACACGTTCTCCGACTTCCTGCGTGTGGGTGCGCCGTTGCAGTTTCTCCTGTCGATCGTCACCGTCCTCGGAATCGCGTTCTTCTGGGGGCTGGGCGTGTGA
- a CDS encoding alpha/beta fold hydrolase, which translates to MAYVQCNGADLYYEDHGEGPPIVFLHGVLHSLRFFEPQLAGLSDKYRAVAVDFRGHGRSEKTELGHTVAQYARDIHTFVEQRDLEDVVLVGWSLGALVSWDYVDQFGTERIRGLVDVDMEASRFQWDDYDHGLTDLEGIQDTLALAQGDRTSLIERMTEQVFKNPSAETKTLQFDEISRTPASIRSAILIDAVTRDYRRVLREIDVPMLVCAGADEETTRGTVAAVRNVADLVPDAQFELFEDSGHGPCFEEPERFNRVVSQFIDTL; encoded by the coding sequence ATGGCATACGTCCAGTGTAACGGGGCAGACCTCTATTACGAAGATCACGGCGAAGGCCCCCCAATCGTGTTTCTCCACGGTGTGTTGCACAGCCTGCGTTTTTTCGAGCCGCAGTTAGCTGGTCTCTCGGACAAGTACCGCGCGGTCGCCGTCGATTTCAGGGGTCACGGCCGGTCGGAGAAGACGGAACTGGGCCACACAGTTGCCCAATATGCCCGCGATATTCACACCTTCGTCGAACAACGAGACCTTGAGGATGTCGTCCTCGTTGGATGGTCGTTGGGCGCTCTCGTTTCGTGGGATTACGTGGATCAATTCGGCACCGAACGGATACGAGGACTGGTCGACGTTGACATGGAGGCATCTCGATTTCAGTGGGATGACTACGATCACGGACTCACCGACTTGGAGGGAATTCAGGACACGCTCGCGTTGGCGCAGGGAGACCGGACGAGCCTCATCGAACGCATGACGGAGCAGGTCTTCAAAAACCCCAGCGCCGAGACGAAAACGTTACAGTTCGACGAGATCTCTCGGACGCCGGCCTCAATCAGAAGTGCTATTCTGATCGATGCGGTCACACGCGATTACCGACGCGTCCTCCGCGAGATAGATGTCCCCATGTTGGTGTGCGCCGGGGCAGACGAAGAAACAACACGGGGGACCGTCGCGGCAGTGAGAAACGTCGCGGACCTCGTTCCAGACGCCCAGTTCGAACTGTTCGAAGACAGCGGCCACGGACCGTGCTTCGAGGAACCCGAACGGTTCAATCGGGTCGTGAGCCAGTTCATCGACACACTGTGA
- a CDS encoding cold-shock protein codes for MAKGNVDFFNDTGGYGFISTDDADDDVFFHMEDIGGPDLEEGTDVEFDIEQAPKGPRATNLTRL; via the coding sequence ATGGCGAAAGGAAACGTTGATTTCTTCAACGACACTGGCGGCTACGGTTTCATTTCGACGGACGATGCTGACGACGACGTGTTCTTCCACATGGAAGACATCGGCGGCCCGGACCTCGAAGAAGGCACGGATGTGGAATTCGATATCGAGCAGGCCCCCAAGGGCCCTCGCGCGACGAACCTCACGCGTCTTTAA
- a CDS encoding ABC transporter permease, with translation MNLDVTGFYALLRREILRFVRRPRNTFVPPFITNVLYFSVFGVILGERIDEIAGVPYILFILPGLIVLGAVSNAFENASFSIFHGRWNRYIEEALTSPLSYTSMVGAYVLSSATRGILVGTLVALIGAFFTAVGVARPFYLVAFMLVITLLFAGLGVVGGLWADDFDDLTMMNQFILRPLVFFGGVFYSLNEIPELFRQASLLNPMIYMVNGVRYGFLGVTEVDPNLSLGVLTALTLGVVGVNVVLFRRGYGLTD, from the coding sequence ATGAACCTCGACGTAACCGGTTTTTACGCCCTGCTCCGGCGCGAAATCCTCCGTTTCGTCCGTCGCCCGCGTAACACGTTCGTCCCACCATTTATCACGAACGTGCTGTACTTCTCCGTCTTCGGCGTCATCCTCGGCGAGCGAATCGACGAGATTGCGGGTGTGCCCTACATCCTGTTTATCCTCCCGGGCCTCATCGTCCTCGGAGCCGTCTCGAACGCCTTCGAGAACGCGTCGTTTTCCATCTTCCACGGCCGCTGGAACCGCTACATCGAGGAGGCACTCACCTCGCCGCTTTCGTACACTTCGATGGTCGGCGCGTACGTCCTCTCCAGTGCGACCCGCGGCATTCTCGTCGGTACACTCGTTGCCCTCATCGGCGCGTTCTTCACGGCTGTCGGCGTCGCCCGGCCCTTCTACCTCGTCGCGTTCATGCTCGTCATCACCCTGCTCTTCGCGGGTCTCGGCGTCGTTGGCGGTCTCTGGGCCGACGACTTCGACGACTTGACGATGATGAACCAGTTCATCCTCCGCCCACTGGTCTTCTTCGGCGGCGTCTTCTACTCGCTCAACGAGATTCCCGAACTGTTCCGACAGGCGTCGCTCCTCAATCCGATGATTTACATGGTCAACGGCGTCCGCTACGGCTTCCTCGGCGTTACGGAAGTCGATCCGAACCTGTCTCTCGGCGTGCTGACGGCGCTCACGCTCGGGGTCGTCGGTGTCAACGTCGTGTTGTTCCGGCGCGGGTACGGGCTGACGGACTAA
- the trmY gene encoding tRNA (pseudouridine(54)-N(1))-methyltransferase TrmY: MRQFIVLGHDAPTTPDFSLDDIAGGAGRLDVLCRCVNSAFFLSHDIRKDVRVHLVLGDEYTVRFEGSELRRLNPDERSTAALVRKALEKREEAIGHMPAESSPGVSIRRMGFEETLDEAARDATVVELHEDGDAVVEVEPPENPLFVLSDHNNFTDEEADLLADAADERVRLGPEILHADHSITVAHNYLDTEGYSQY; this comes from the coding sequence ATGCGCCAATTCATCGTCCTCGGCCACGACGCGCCGACGACACCCGACTTCTCGCTCGACGACATCGCCGGTGGTGCCGGTCGCCTCGACGTCCTCTGTCGCTGTGTCAACTCCGCGTTCTTCCTCTCGCACGATATCCGCAAGGATGTACGCGTGCATCTCGTCCTCGGCGACGAGTACACCGTCCGGTTCGAAGGTTCGGAGCTTCGGCGACTCAATCCCGACGAGCGCTCTACCGCCGCCCTCGTCCGAAAAGCGCTGGAGAAACGCGAGGAAGCAATCGGCCACATGCCCGCCGAGTCGTCACCGGGAGTCTCCATCCGGCGGATGGGCTTCGAGGAGACGCTCGACGAAGCGGCCCGCGACGCGACTGTCGTCGAACTCCACGAAGACGGCGACGCAGTGGTCGAAGTCGAACCCCCGGAGAATCCCCTGTTCGTCCTCTCGGACCACAACAATTTCACCGACGAGGAGGCCGACCTGTTGGCCGATGCAGCGGACGAGCGGGTTCGCCTCGGACCGGAGATTCTCCACGCCGACCACTCGATTACGGTGGCGCACAACTACCTCGATACAGAAGGCTATTCGCAGTACTGA
- a CDS encoding class I SAM-dependent methyltransferase, which translates to MDANDVRRKWEGRSGEFSPEYYAYYGPNEASESIRRLFERFLDPTAVILELGCGPGRHLSHLHEHGFENLAGVDINADSFEVMADTYPDLAADGTFYADAIENIVTEFDDEQFDASYSIETLQHIHPDDEWVFEELARCTSDVLITVENEGDEHQSTDGRSVNDTQYDFPLYYRNWRDIFTQYGFVQVESERGEHDTLRVFRRDE; encoded by the coding sequence GTGGATGCTAACGACGTTCGTCGCAAGTGGGAAGGCCGGTCGGGAGAGTTTTCGCCAGAATACTACGCGTACTACGGACCAAACGAGGCGAGTGAATCGATACGTCGACTCTTCGAGCGATTTCTCGACCCGACTGCGGTAATCCTCGAACTCGGCTGTGGGCCGGGACGCCACCTCTCGCACCTCCACGAACACGGCTTCGAGAACCTCGCCGGCGTCGATATCAACGCCGACTCGTTCGAGGTAATGGCCGACACGTATCCCGACCTCGCCGCCGACGGCACGTTCTACGCCGACGCTATCGAGAATATCGTCACCGAGTTCGACGACGAGCAGTTCGACGCCAGTTACTCCATCGAGACGCTTCAGCACATCCACCCGGACGACGAATGGGTTTTTGAGGAACTCGCTCGGTGTACGAGTGATGTGCTCATCACCGTCGAAAACGAGGGGGACGAACACCAGTCGACGGACGGGAGGTCGGTCAACGACACCCAGTACGACTTCCCACTCTACTATCGGAACTGGCGAGATATCTTTACTCAGTACGGATTCGTCCAAGTAGAGTCGGAACGCGGCGAACACGACACGTTGCGCGTGTTCAGACGAGACGAGTGA
- a CDS encoding M48 family metalloprotease — MNATKAWNRTTQMVGTQIQQRPSIKVIEVESTGYFGLPRYLRVFTNVSKERQSGIGGAYLPLNDTVVIYQRTVNQSTPDELEAILVHEYGHAIQSRDQRFRRNGSGPSSKDWMVATTLREGMAEYVQKAYERRYLDLPSDRRQTRYDTSSTAERYTFAPYFYGMQYYDRRVDSPSELPAVVRTPRATSEQVLHANGSGTAPLSVVASVNKSVTRTQTWGELATRIMLRDSLREERATRATAGWSNDTYYQFGPEGAETVGVVWAHRWDSPTEADQFEDAAKRHLDRQRANTDAYRYRFKRVAPETTVLLAGNETFLDSVAVTASSNESVTVTERHSR; from the coding sequence GTGAATGCGACGAAGGCGTGGAATCGAACGACACAGATGGTCGGCACACAGATACAACAGCGTCCGTCCATCAAGGTCATCGAAGTCGAGTCAACTGGGTACTTTGGACTTCCGCGATATCTGCGTGTCTTCACGAACGTCTCGAAAGAGCGTCAATCTGGCATTGGTGGGGCGTACCTCCCGTTGAACGACACCGTCGTTATCTACCAACGGACGGTAAACCAGTCGACACCTGACGAGTTGGAAGCGATACTCGTCCATGAATACGGGCACGCGATACAAAGCCGAGACCAGCGATTCCGTCGGAACGGCTCCGGTCCTTCCTCGAAGGACTGGATGGTAGCGACGACGCTTCGTGAGGGGATGGCAGAGTACGTGCAGAAGGCGTACGAACGCCGCTATCTCGACCTCCCATCCGACCGTCGCCAGACCAGGTACGATACGTCGTCGACGGCGGAACGATACACGTTTGCCCCGTACTTCTATGGGATGCAATACTACGACCGGCGAGTCGACTCCCCATCGGAGCTTCCTGCGGTGGTTCGGACTCCGCGGGCGACGAGTGAACAAGTACTGCATGCGAACGGTTCCGGCACGGCCCCGCTTTCGGTCGTCGCCTCAGTGAACAAGTCGGTCACGAGAACCCAGACGTGGGGTGAACTCGCTACCCGGATTATGTTACGGGACTCACTGAGAGAAGAACGGGCAACCCGTGCCACAGCGGGCTGGAGCAACGACACGTACTATCAGTTCGGTCCGGAGGGTGCTGAAACAGTTGGCGTCGTGTGGGCCCACCGGTGGGATTCGCCAACTGAGGCGGACCAGTTCGAGGATGCGGCGAAACGCCATCTCGACCGGCAGCGAGCGAATACCGATGCGTACCGATATCGGTTCAAGCGCGTCGCACCGGAGACGACGGTTCTGCTGGCAGGAAACGAGACGTTCCTCGACTCGGTCGCGGTGACTGCGTCCTCGAACGAATCGGTGACAGTCACGGAGCGTCACAGCCGGTAA
- a CDS encoding CPBP family intramembrane glutamic endopeptidase has product MTTTTRSSDPIRSFFAAIALGAGGLIVGTALVFTTQFAVVSAGVELTPLSLIVTSLILIQGISFGGVALLYSRYRGLDRSYFGVSIPSLRDIVAVVLGYMTALGAVFVSAFIISAIGVEPGSNQVTEIAAKDPEVLLLLVPASFLLIGPGEELLFRGVVQNRIREAFGPVPGIALASAIFAAIHYVALTGGAGGRLVTIGILFFPSVVFGTAYELTDNLAVPALIHGAYNATLFTIAYLTFKLAEMNPGEIPTELLF; this is encoded by the coding sequence GTGACTACTACGACGCGCTCTTCTGACCCAATCCGGTCCTTCTTTGCCGCTATCGCCCTCGGCGCTGGTGGTCTCATCGTGGGGACGGCACTCGTCTTCACCACCCAGTTTGCGGTGGTGAGCGCAGGCGTTGAACTGACACCGCTGTCGCTTATCGTCACCTCGCTCATCCTCATCCAGGGGATTTCCTTCGGTGGCGTCGCCCTCCTGTACTCCCGTTATCGCGGTCTCGACCGGTCGTACTTCGGCGTATCAATCCCGTCGCTTCGTGACATCGTTGCCGTCGTTCTCGGCTACATGACGGCGCTTGGTGCGGTCTTCGTGAGCGCGTTCATCATCTCGGCGATTGGCGTCGAACCCGGGTCGAATCAGGTGACGGAAATCGCTGCGAAGGACCCCGAAGTGTTACTCCTCCTCGTTCCGGCGTCGTTCCTCCTCATCGGCCCCGGTGAGGAACTACTGTTCCGCGGCGTCGTCCAGAATCGCATCCGCGAGGCGTTCGGTCCGGTCCCGGGTATCGCCCTCGCCAGCGCCATCTTCGCTGCGATTCACTACGTCGCGCTCACGGGCGGCGCGGGTGGTCGGCTCGTCACCATCGGTATCCTCTTTTTCCCGAGCGTCGTCTTCGGGACAGCGTACGAACTCACCGACAACCTCGCCGTCCCGGCGCTCATCCACGGCGCGTACAACGCGACACTCTTCACCATCGCGTATCTCACGTTCAAGCTCGCCGAGATGAACCCCGGTGAGATTCCGACCGAACTGCTGTTCTGA
- a CDS encoding cupin domain-containing protein, whose amino-acid sequence MQPVNETDIEWDDYEGVEGEFKQKQLGGTAGSEQLGCSLYELPAGCQPWSYHYHAANEEALYVLSGTGTLRLGSETYELQEGDYVPCPTDESGAHCVVNDSDSTLRYLAVSTMREPDVTVHPDIGKVGVYVGAPPGSDDDRAISEFYDHASGAESEEP is encoded by the coding sequence ATGCAACCAGTCAACGAGACAGACATCGAGTGGGACGACTACGAGGGCGTCGAAGGCGAGTTCAAACAGAAACAGTTGGGTGGGACCGCCGGGAGCGAGCAACTCGGCTGTAGCCTCTACGAACTCCCGGCGGGGTGCCAACCGTGGTCGTACCACTACCACGCGGCGAACGAAGAGGCGCTGTACGTCCTTTCTGGTACTGGAACGCTCCGCCTCGGCAGTGAAACGTACGAGTTACAAGAGGGAGACTACGTGCCGTGTCCAACCGACGAGTCCGGCGCGCACTGCGTCGTCAACGACTCCGATTCCACGCTCCGATATCTCGCAGTGTCGACCATGCGCGAACCTGACGTGACGGTCCACCCCGATATCGGGAAAGTCGGAGTGTACGTCGGTGCACCGCCGGGAAGCGACGACGACCGAGCGATTTCGGAGTTCTACGACCACGCGAGCGGCGCGGAGTCGGAAGAGCCGTAA
- a CDS encoding CPBP family intramembrane glutamic endopeptidase, with amino-acid sequence MSTRPSEASWFAVPNSRRGTTRLFLAVFAVVGLLYLFTFTVVVNPWVKANVNIPLYEATGGFLRPELLVYLGGLALVLAILRRESLRPSDVGLDSTKTRMALRSIVLVWVVAQGIIVAAAYVSTGTIPGPSPTLSGGPVVLAGLVVTELAGNSLFEEVVYRGFLAEQVRLYVEQRGDFPATPTLGLALLGSQSVFALVHVPVRLYQGATPTQTLQSVGLLFVLGVLFALVYYRTGNLLLAVGVHTLNNVPLFALGGPVKWPIWVATGVVLSVWPRLETALLASASAESTTHS; translated from the coding sequence ATGTCCACACGCCCCTCCGAAGCGTCCTGGTTCGCCGTTCCAAACAGCCGTCGGGGGACAACCCGGTTGTTCCTCGCCGTCTTCGCCGTCGTCGGCCTGCTCTATCTTTTCACTTTCACTGTCGTCGTCAACCCGTGGGTAAAAGCGAACGTCAATATCCCTTTGTACGAGGCGACGGGAGGGTTCCTCCGGCCAGAGCTTTTGGTCTATCTCGGTGGGCTCGCCCTCGTCCTCGCGATTCTCAGGCGCGAATCGCTCCGGCCGAGTGACGTCGGGTTAGATAGCACGAAGACCCGGATGGCACTCCGGAGTATCGTCCTCGTCTGGGTCGTCGCACAGGGTATCATCGTCGCCGCGGCGTACGTTTCGACCGGCACGATTCCCGGACCGTCTCCCACACTCTCAGGGGGTCCCGTCGTTCTCGCGGGGCTGGTGGTCACCGAACTGGCAGGTAACTCGCTGTTCGAGGAGGTCGTCTATCGCGGCTTTCTCGCGGAGCAGGTTCGTCTGTACGTCGAACAGCGAGGAGACTTCCCTGCGACACCGACGCTGGGGCTCGCACTGCTCGGGTCTCAATCTGTATTCGCCCTCGTTCACGTACCCGTTCGTCTGTACCAGGGTGCGACGCCGACGCAGACGCTCCAGAGCGTGGGCCTGTTGTTCGTACTCGGAGTGTTGTTCGCGCTCGTCTACTACCGAACCGGGAACCTCCTGCTCGCAGTCGGGGTCCACACGCTCAACAACGTCCCGCTGTTCGCGTTGGGGGGCCCGGTCAAGTGGCCAATCTGGGTTGCAACTGGGGTTGTCCTGTCCGTCTGGCCGCGGTTGGAGACGGCGTTGCTGGCGAGCGCAAGCGCCGAGTCGACGACACATTCATAA
- a CDS encoding NUDIX hydrolase, with amino-acid sequence MADDDLAWETTDTRIDYSCPGFDIRMDDVRLPDGTETDFHYVDEPPAVVVLPFTSAGELVVIDEWRQAVGRTNRGLPAGGTEEGDDDYAAAAHRELVEETGYEAESMEPLVTVEPANGIANSIHHYFVARGCEQRADQNLDFNESIRPTTVDYDEFRQSILAGEVRDARTVLGVLYYELAGE; translated from the coding sequence ATGGCTGATGACGACCTCGCGTGGGAGACAACCGACACGCGAATCGACTACTCGTGTCCCGGTTTCGACATCCGCATGGACGACGTGCGACTTCCTGACGGGACCGAGACGGACTTCCACTACGTGGACGAGCCACCGGCGGTCGTGGTCCTTCCCTTCACGTCCGCGGGCGAACTCGTCGTCATCGACGAGTGGCGACAGGCGGTCGGGCGGACGAACCGCGGTCTCCCCGCCGGTGGCACCGAGGAGGGCGACGACGATTACGCGGCCGCCGCCCACCGCGAACTCGTGGAGGAAACGGGCTACGAGGCGGAGTCGATGGAACCGCTCGTGACCGTCGAGCCCGCCAACGGCATCGCCAACTCGATTCACCACTACTTCGTCGCCCGCGGGTGCGAACAGCGCGCCGACCAGAACCTCGACTTCAACGAGAGCATTCGACCGACGACGGTCGACTACGACGAGTTCCGGCAGTCGATTCTCGCGGGCGAGGTTCGGGACGCCCGGACGGTTCTCGGGGTTCTCTACTACGAACTCGCCGGTGAGTGA